The Rhododendron vialii isolate Sample 1 chromosome 8a, ASM3025357v1 genome has a window encoding:
- the LOC131335584 gene encoding glutamate receptor 2.7-like, which translates to MVALVGPIYNTAGFGFAFPKESPLVPDVSRAILNVSEQDVMTRIDEEWLGGGVTCAEQNGATVTSNSLTLDSFKGLFIVAA; encoded by the exons ATGGTAGCATTGGTAGGACCTATCTACAATACTGCAGGCTTTGGATTc GCATTCCCAAAGGAATCTCCCCTAGTACCTGACGTATCAAGAGCAATCTTAAATGTATCTGAGCAAGATGTAATGACGAGAATCGATGAAGAATGGTTGGGGGGAGGAGTTACTTGTGCGGAGCAAAATGGTGCCACAGTCACCTCCAACAGCCTCACGCTCGACAGTTTTAAGGGTCTTTTCATAGTTGCCGCCTAG
- the LOC131335583 gene encoding uncharacterized protein LOC131335583: MKKIFACGLRCLLLLHVAFGGEQECDTEFECVWGQACSEDTMTCFDDCWTVVEDSDRNARLLFATYIPSTNMCRCQMISKTLCDAESPGPAPAPAPAPAPSTGGEVMD, from the exons ATGAAGAAGATTTTTGCTTGCGGCCTTCGGTGCCTGCTTTTGCTCCATGTTGcctttg GTGGTGAACAAGAATGTGACACGGAGTTCGAATGCGTGTGGGGGCAGGCGTGTAGTGAAGATACGATGACTTGTTTTGATGATTGCTGGACTGTAGTTGAAGATAGTGATCGCAACGCCAGACTCTTGTTTGCTACGTATATACCTAGCACTAACATGTGCCGATGCCAAATGATCTCAAAAACTCTTTGTGATGCGGAATCTCCTGGCCCTGCCCCTGCCCCTGCCCCTGCTCCTGCTCCGTCCACCGGAGGAGAAGTTATGGATTAA